A single region of the Geobacillus subterraneus genome encodes:
- the spoVID gene encoding stage VI sporulation protein D — MEQSYLRFSLEESVWFKSGQEVAEFLSISLDPIISVDEYDQYITIRGALELSGEFRQADEPQQADVDDDAFELASYRFIQHISVREDGISELSHRFPIDITIPKNRIRELEDVYVTVESFDYDLSDNGRLLVTADISISGISESPLVDDLPNDDEDEEPLFAPFESIARKEAADDEAFTSENQPASEAGEQPVAAVSEAPPSTVEPAAVRHEETLSNETEDVKEPFLPLETETKAVNAEGEEEIDSVLPPTEAKVSIGAAKKAVSEEDEEEQQAEVKSENALYLTKLFAKSEAEEFTTVKICIVQQGDSLDKIAERYDVTVSQLLRANDLESPDDVHEGQLLYIPALAGSRPFS; from the coding sequence TTGGAGCAATCGTATTTGCGTTTTTCATTGGAAGAGTCAGTCTGGTTTAAAAGCGGACAGGAAGTCGCCGAGTTTTTGTCTATTTCTCTTGACCCGATCATTTCCGTCGACGAGTACGACCAATATATTACGATTCGCGGTGCGCTCGAGTTAAGCGGAGAATTCCGCCAAGCGGACGAACCGCAGCAGGCGGACGTCGACGATGATGCGTTTGAGTTGGCGAGCTATCGATTCATTCAGCACATTTCGGTGCGTGAGGACGGCATTAGCGAACTGTCACACCGTTTTCCGATCGATATTACAATCCCGAAAAACCGCATTCGTGAACTTGAAGATGTGTACGTGACGGTGGAATCGTTCGACTATGATTTAAGCGACAACGGACGGCTGCTCGTGACCGCCGACATCTCGATCAGCGGGATCAGTGAATCGCCGCTCGTCGATGATTTGCCGAACGATGATGAAGATGAAGAGCCGTTGTTTGCCCCGTTTGAGTCAATCGCCCGCAAAGAGGCAGCCGACGATGAAGCGTTTACATCGGAGAACCAACCCGCTAGTGAGGCGGGCGAACAGCCTGTCGCCGCAGTCAGTGAAGCGCCGCCTTCCACCGTTGAGCCAGCGGCTGTGCGTCATGAAGAAACGCTGTCTAATGAAACAGAGGATGTAAAAGAGCCGTTTTTGCCGCTTGAGACGGAAACGAAAGCCGTCAACGCGGAAGGGGAAGAGGAGATTGATTCCGTGTTGCCGCCAACGGAGGCGAAAGTATCGATCGGGGCCGCTAAAAAAGCGGTGAGTGAAGAGGACGAGGAAGAACAACAAGCGGAAGTGAAAAGCGAAAACGCCCTTTATTTGACGAAGCTGTTTGCCAAAAGTGAAGCGGAAGAGTTTACAACGGTCAAAATTTGCATCGTCCAGCAAGGAGATTCGTTGGACAAGATTGCTGAACGGTATGATGTGACCGTCTCGCAGCTGCTGCGCGCCAACGATCTGGAAAGCCCGGATGACGTGCACGAAGGGCAGCTGTTATATATTCCGGCCTTGGCGGGAAGCCGTCCTTTCTCATGA
- the ccsA gene encoding cytochrome c biogenesis protein, translated as MVAPLYELSILLYIASILFYFIDFLQQNRKANETAFWLLSAVWLLQTLTFAFRIVETKRFPILTMSEGLYFYAWLLITLSLVINRLLRVDFIVFFTNVLAFFILAIHTFVPSSQSPAVAERLVSELLIIHITLALGAYAAFTLSFLFSVLYVLQYSLLKKKKWGARLWRMADLSKLDFLSHVLNLLGLPMLLLGLILGVIWAYIQIDHFHWYDAKVLGSFVVLLVYGVYFYKRVVRQMQGKAIALWNIGSFLFLLVNFFLFDSLSKFHFWYA; from the coding sequence ATGGTGGCGCCGTTGTATGAACTGTCTATTTTGCTCTACATTGCTTCGATTCTTTTCTATTTTATCGATTTTTTGCAGCAAAACCGGAAGGCGAATGAAACCGCCTTCTGGTTGCTTTCTGCCGTGTGGCTGCTGCAAACATTGACGTTCGCCTTCCGCATCGTGGAAACAAAGCGCTTTCCGATTTTAACGATGTCGGAAGGGCTTTATTTTTACGCTTGGCTGCTGATCACGCTGTCGCTCGTCATCAACCGGCTGTTGCGCGTCGATTTCATCGTCTTTTTTACGAACGTGCTCGCCTTTTTTATTTTGGCCATTCATACGTTCGTGCCGTCCTCGCAGTCGCCGGCTGTCGCCGAACGGCTCGTCTCCGAGCTGCTGATCATCCACATTACCCTTGCCCTTGGGGCATACGCAGCGTTTACGCTGTCCTTTCTGTTCTCGGTGCTGTACGTGCTGCAGTACAGTTTGCTGAAAAAGAAAAAGTGGGGCGCGCGCCTTTGGCGGATGGCTGATTTGTCGAAGCTCGATTTTTTATCGCACGTTTTAAATTTGCTCGGTTTGCCTATGTTGTTATTAGGATTGATTCTTGGTGTGATTTGGGCGTACATTCAAATTGATCATTTTCACTGGTATGACGCCAAAGTGCTCGGATCGTTTGTCGTTCTTCTCGTTTATGGCGTCTATTTTTACAAACGGGTCGTCCGGCAGATGCAAGGAAAGGCGATCGCGTTATGGAATATCGGTTCGTTTTTATTTTTGCTTGTCAACTTTTTCTTGTTTGACAGTTTATCAAAATTTCATTTTTGGTATGCGTAA
- the ysxE gene encoding spore coat protein YsxE, which translates to MAIRSETCRAVLHQYGIQPQRIEQRGKAAKVYTDRGVFALKPLDGEQEAAAIWHSLHYYGRHCPPFYWTRQRSPFAAEGSRLYYLQAWQEGETKAKEETVRAFFRGLARLHRATARTVEASEEEIAAYRKQKKEEWQQERAIWEERIERYETAWYMSPFQLQCCTYFHEVMRAYLFAEEQLTAWEEALEETKQWRIAWVHGKARLSHYVAPYWISWERAHWNSPVYDLIAALRVHVRTLPPLGPEWMGGIDEYEKELPLSNGERAFLYSHLAEPRGFVRCLEQYEAAPRTERNERDYVAALQRCYFAFKNMEAIVMHLVQRDAARQQEEAADHEATAEGDGSG; encoded by the coding sequence ATGGCCATACGTTCTGAAACGTGCCGCGCCGTGCTTCATCAGTATGGGATTCAGCCGCAGCGCATCGAACAGCGGGGCAAAGCGGCAAAAGTGTATACCGACCGCGGTGTTTTTGCCTTAAAACCGCTCGACGGTGAACAAGAGGCGGCCGCCATCTGGCACTCGCTTCACTATTACGGCCGCCATTGCCCTCCGTTTTATTGGACGCGGCAACGATCGCCGTTTGCTGCGGAGGGAAGCCGCCTTTATTATTTGCAAGCATGGCAGGAGGGAGAAACGAAAGCAAAAGAAGAAACGGTGCGCGCTTTTTTTCGTGGGCTGGCCCGGCTCCATCGCGCTACCGCCCGCACCGTCGAGGCGAGCGAGGAGGAGATCGCCGCGTATCGAAAGCAAAAAAAAGAGGAATGGCAGCAGGAGCGGGCGATTTGGGAAGAGCGGATTGAGCGGTATGAAACCGCTTGGTACATGTCACCGTTTCAGCTGCAGTGCTGCACGTATTTTCATGAGGTGATGCGCGCCTATTTGTTTGCCGAGGAACAGCTGACTGCGTGGGAGGAGGCGCTCGAAGAAACGAAACAATGGCGCATCGCTTGGGTGCACGGAAAAGCGCGCCTTTCCCATTACGTGGCGCCGTATTGGATCAGCTGGGAGCGGGCGCACTGGAATTCGCCGGTATACGATTTGATTGCCGCGCTTCGCGTGCATGTCCGAACGCTTCCGCCGCTCGGTCCCGAGTGGATGGGGGGAATCGATGAATACGAAAAGGAATTGCCGTTATCCAACGGGGAGCGGGCGTTTTTATACAGCCATTTGGCCGAGCCGCGCGGGTTTGTCCGCTGCCTCGAACAGTATGAAGCCGCTCCGCGAACGGAACGGAACGAGCGGGACTATGTCGCCGCCTTGCAGCGCTGTTATTTTGCCTTTAAAAACATGGAAGCGATCGTGATGCATCTTGTCCAACGCGACGCCGCGCGGCAGCAAGAAGAGGCGGCCGATCATGAAGCGACAGCCGAAGGGGACGGCAGCGGTTAA
- the hemL gene encoding glutamate-1-semialdehyde 2,1-aminomutase — MRSYERSKAAYQEAVTLMPGGVNSPVRAFKSVGMTPIFMARGQGAKIYDIDGNEYIDYVLSWGPLILGHADPQVVEALKRVAEQGTSFGAPTLLENELARLVIERVPSVEIVRMVNSGTEATMSALRLARGYTKRNKIIKFEGSYHGHGDSLLIKAGSGVATLGLPDSPGVPESVAQHTITVPYNDLDSVRYAFERFGEDIAAVIVEPVAGNMGVVPPVPGFLEGLRDVTKQYGALLIFDEVMTGFRVDYHCAQGYYGVEPDLTCLGKVIGGGLPVGAYGGKAEIMELVAPSGPVYQAGTLSGNPLAMTAGYETLRQLTPETYEEFSRKAARLEEGLHQAAEKYEIPHTINRAGSMIGFFFTNEPVINYETAKTSDLELFAAYYREMANEGVFLPPSQFEGLFLSTAHSDEDIEYTIAAAERAFARLRG, encoded by the coding sequence GTGCGAAGCTATGAACGATCGAAAGCGGCTTATCAAGAAGCGGTGACATTAATGCCGGGCGGTGTAAACAGCCCGGTGCGCGCATTCAAGTCGGTCGGGATGACGCCGATTTTTATGGCGCGCGGCCAAGGTGCGAAAATTTACGATATTGACGGCAACGAATATATCGACTATGTGTTGTCGTGGGGACCGCTCATTTTAGGGCACGCTGATCCCCAAGTCGTCGAAGCGTTAAAACGGGTGGCCGAACAAGGGACGAGCTTCGGCGCTCCGACGCTGCTTGAGAACGAGCTGGCTAGGCTCGTCATCGAGCGGGTGCCGTCCGTCGAGATCGTGCGCATGGTCAATTCGGGAACGGAAGCGACGATGAGCGCCCTCCGCTTGGCGCGCGGCTACACGAAGCGCAACAAAATCATCAAGTTTGAAGGCAGCTACCACGGGCATGGCGATTCATTGCTCATTAAAGCCGGCTCCGGCGTGGCGACGCTCGGGCTGCCGGACAGCCCAGGCGTGCCGGAATCGGTCGCCCAGCACACAATCACCGTCCCGTACAACGATTTAGACAGCGTCCGCTATGCATTTGAGCGGTTTGGCGAAGACATCGCGGCGGTCATCGTCGAGCCGGTGGCCGGCAATATGGGAGTCGTGCCGCCCGTCCCTGGCTTTTTGGAAGGGCTGCGCGACGTGACCAAACAATACGGCGCCCTATTGATTTTTGACGAGGTGATGACCGGCTTCCGCGTCGACTACCATTGCGCCCAAGGATATTACGGCGTTGAGCCGGATTTGACGTGCCTTGGCAAAGTGATCGGCGGCGGCTTGCCAGTCGGAGCGTACGGGGGCAAAGCCGAGATCATGGAGCTTGTCGCGCCGAGCGGCCCAGTGTACCAAGCCGGCACGCTGTCTGGCAACCCGCTCGCCATGACGGCTGGCTACGAAACGCTCCGTCAACTGACGCCGGAAACGTATGAAGAATTCAGCCGCAAAGCGGCGCGCCTTGAAGAAGGGCTGCACCAAGCCGCCGAAAAATACGAAATTCCTCACACTATCAACCGCGCTGGATCGATGATTGGCTTTTTCTTCACAAACGAGCCGGTCATCAATTACGAGACGGCCAAAACGTCCGATTTGGAGCTGTTTGCCGCCTATTACCGGGAGATGGCGAACGAAGGCGTTTTCTTGCCGCCGTCGCAATTTGAAGGGCTGTTTTTGTCGACCGCGCATAGCGATGAAGACATTGAATATACGATCGCCGCTGCCGAACGGGCATTTGCCCGCCTGCGCGGCTAG
- the hemA gene encoding glutamyl-tRNA reductase — protein MQIIVVGVNYKTAPIEIREKLAFGEAELGEAMTKLAKQKSILENVIVSTCNRTEIYAVVDQLHTGRYYIKAFLADWFGMEAEAIAPYLLVFEGEAAAGHLFRVAAGLDSMVLGETQILGQVKHSYLLAQELGTSGTIFNHLFKQAVTFAKRAHSETGIGAHAVSVSYAAVELAKKIFGHLNGKHVLIIGAGKMGTLAAQNLYGNGVGKVTVVNRTLDKAKQLAAQFSGEAKPLSELSCALLEADIVISSTGAKGYMLTKEMMAPLEKMRKGRPLFMVDIAVPRDLDPALAELETVFLYDIDDLQDVVAANLAERQKAAARIETMIETELAAFGQWLQTLGVVPVIAALREKALAIQAETMKSLERKLPHLSERDRKVLNKHTKSIINQLLRDPILQAKELAVGPNADEALQLFMKIFNIEDAVKAEQRNAQQAEGQLRDEQQAEAARAARPSWQL, from the coding sequence GTGCAGATCATCGTGGTTGGCGTCAATTATAAAACCGCCCCTATAGAAATTCGGGAAAAGTTGGCGTTTGGCGAGGCGGAGCTCGGCGAGGCGATGACAAAGCTCGCTAAGCAAAAAAGCATCCTCGAAAACGTCATCGTGTCAACGTGCAACCGGACGGAAATTTACGCGGTCGTCGATCAACTGCATACCGGCCGTTACTATATAAAAGCGTTTTTAGCCGACTGGTTCGGGATGGAAGCGGAAGCGATCGCCCCGTATTTGCTTGTCTTTGAAGGGGAGGCGGCTGCGGGACATTTGTTCCGCGTAGCTGCCGGCCTCGATTCGATGGTGCTCGGAGAAACGCAAATTTTAGGACAAGTGAAACACAGTTATTTGCTCGCTCAAGAGCTTGGAACGAGCGGCACGATTTTTAACCACCTGTTTAAACAGGCGGTGACGTTCGCCAAACGCGCCCATTCGGAAACCGGGATCGGCGCGCATGCCGTGTCGGTCAGCTATGCGGCTGTCGAATTGGCCAAGAAAATTTTCGGCCATCTCAACGGCAAACATGTCCTCATTATCGGTGCCGGGAAAATGGGAACGCTGGCAGCCCAAAACTTGTACGGCAACGGTGTCGGCAAAGTGACCGTCGTCAACCGGACGCTTGACAAAGCGAAGCAGCTCGCGGCGCAATTTTCTGGCGAGGCGAAACCGCTCAGCGAATTGTCGTGCGCGTTGCTCGAAGCGGATATCGTCATCAGCTCGACGGGTGCGAAAGGCTATATGTTAACGAAAGAGATGATGGCGCCGCTTGAGAAAATGCGGAAAGGCCGCCCGCTGTTTATGGTCGACATCGCCGTTCCGCGCGATTTAGACCCGGCGCTCGCCGAACTGGAAACGGTCTTTTTGTATGACATTGACGACTTGCAAGACGTCGTCGCCGCGAATTTGGCCGAACGGCAAAAGGCTGCCGCCCGCATCGAGACGATGATTGAAACGGAACTGGCAGCGTTTGGCCAATGGCTGCAGACGCTCGGCGTCGTGCCGGTCATCGCAGCGCTGCGCGAAAAAGCGCTCGCCATTCAGGCGGAAACGATGAAAAGCTTGGAACGGAAGCTGCCCCATTTGTCGGAGCGCGATCGGAAAGTGCTGAACAAACATACGAAAAGCATTATTAACCAGCTGCTCCGCGACCCGATTTTGCAGGCGAAGGAGCTTGCCGTCGGTCCGAACGCCGACGAAGCGCTTCAGCTGTTTATGAAAATTTTTAATATCGAAGATGCGGTGAAAGCAGAGCAACGGAACGCGCAGCAGGCGGAAGGGCAGTTGCGGGATGAGCAACAGGCGGAAGCGGCCCGCGCCGCCCGCCCATCATGGCAGCTGTAA
- the yihA gene encoding ribosome biogenesis GTP-binding protein YihA/YsxC, translating into MNVTKAELVISAVKPEQYPDGGRPEVALAGRSNVGKSSFINKMINRKNLARTSSKPGKTQTLNFYLINDSFYFVDVPGYGFARVSKQERQKWGKMMETYFTTRETLKAALLLVDLRHPPTKDDVMMYEFFKHYEIPVIVIATKADKVPRGKQQSHAKIARETLGLAAGDLLILFSAETGQGKAEAWAALLPFLTE; encoded by the coding sequence GTGAACGTGACGAAAGCGGAACTCGTGATCAGCGCTGTCAAACCGGAGCAATATCCGGACGGCGGGCGGCCGGAAGTGGCGCTCGCCGGCCGCTCAAACGTCGGCAAATCGTCATTTATCAACAAAATGATCAATCGAAAAAACTTGGCGCGCACCTCATCAAAGCCAGGCAAAACACAGACGTTGAACTTTTATTTGATTAACGATTCGTTTTACTTTGTCGACGTGCCTGGCTACGGGTTTGCCCGCGTGTCCAAGCAGGAGCGGCAAAAATGGGGAAAAATGATGGAGACGTATTTTACGACGCGCGAGACGCTCAAAGCGGCGCTGTTGCTTGTCGATTTGCGCCACCCGCCGACAAAAGACGATGTCATGATGTATGAGTTTTTCAAACATTACGAGATTCCCGTCATTGTCATTGCAACGAAAGCGGATAAAGTGCCGCGCGGCAAGCAGCAAAGCCATGCGAAAATCGCGCGTGAAACGCTGGGGTTGGCGGCCGGGGACTTGCTCATTTTGTTTTCCGCCGAGACTGGGCAAGGAAAAGCGGAAGCGTGGGCGGCGCTCTTGCCGTTTTTGACCGAGTGA
- the hemB gene encoding porphobilinogen synthase — protein MPLSFDRHRRLRQTAAIRAMVRETHLRVDDLIYPLFVVEGSGIRREVPSMPGVYHLSLDRLTEEIDEIAGLGIRAVMVFGVPDEKDEVGSQAYCETGIVQRAIRQIKAQRPEMVVIADTCLCEYTSHGHCGVVENEQVLNDPSLELLAKTAVSQAQAGADIIAPSNMMDGFVAAIRHGLDEAGFENVPIMSYAIKYASAFYGPFRDAADSAPQFGDRKTYQMDPANRLEAFREAESDIKEGADFLMVKPALAYMDIIRDIKNRFPLPLVAYNVSGEYSMVKAAAQNGWIDEKTVVMEMLTGMKRAGADLIITYFAKDAAHWMAD, from the coding sequence ATGCCATTGTCATTTGACCGCCATCGCCGCCTGCGGCAAACGGCCGCCATTCGGGCGATGGTGCGCGAGACGCATCTCCGCGTTGATGATCTAATTTATCCGCTGTTTGTCGTCGAAGGAAGCGGCATTCGCCGCGAAGTGCCATCGATGCCCGGGGTGTACCATTTATCGCTTGATCGTTTGACGGAAGAAATCGATGAAATCGCCGGGCTTGGCATCCGGGCGGTCATGGTGTTTGGCGTGCCGGACGAAAAAGATGAAGTCGGTTCGCAGGCGTATTGCGAGACCGGGATCGTCCAGCGGGCGATCCGCCAGATTAAAGCCCAACGCCCGGAGATGGTTGTTATTGCCGATACGTGTTTATGCGAATATACAAGCCACGGCCATTGCGGCGTGGTGGAAAACGAACAAGTGCTGAATGACCCGTCGCTTGAGCTGCTCGCCAAAACGGCGGTCAGCCAGGCGCAAGCCGGCGCTGATATCATTGCGCCGTCGAATATGATGGACGGGTTTGTCGCCGCTATTCGCCACGGGCTTGACGAAGCCGGATTTGAGAACGTGCCAATCATGTCATATGCCATTAAGTACGCCTCGGCGTTTTACGGCCCGTTCCGCGATGCCGCGGACAGCGCGCCGCAATTCGGCGACCGGAAAACGTACCAAATGGATCCGGCCAATCGCCTTGAGGCGTTTCGGGAGGCCGAATCCGACATCAAAGAAGGCGCCGATTTCCTGATGGTCAAACCGGCGCTCGCCTACATGGACATTATTCGTGACATCAAAAACCGGTTTCCGCTTCCGCTTGTCGCCTATAACGTGAGCGGCGAGTATTCGATGGTGAAAGCGGCGGCGCAAAACGGCTGGATTGATGAAAAAACAGTCGTGATGGAGATGTTGACCGGAATGAAGCGGGCTGGCGCGGATTTGATCATCACATATTTTGCGAAAGATGCGGCCCACTGGATGGCTGACTAG
- the hemC gene encoding hydroxymethylbilane synthase, whose product MRNIIVGSRRSKLALTQTNWVINELKRLGAPFTFEVKEIVTKGDRVLDVTLSKVGGKGLFVKEIEHEMLTGGIDMAVHSMKDMPAVLPSGLVIGSVPRREDARDVLVSKGNLSLSDLPRGAVVGTSSLRRSAQLLAYRPDVTIKWIRGNIDTRLAKLENEDYDAIVLAAAGLARMGWSDDVISDYLSTDVCVPAVGQGALAVECREDDRELREWLSRLNDEQTERAVRAERAFLQQMEGGCQVPIAGYAEVKEGTVRLTALVASPDGKEMYKEIVTGVDPEAVGRQAAAILSEQGAKALIERVKKEMGD is encoded by the coding sequence ATGCGAAACATTATCGTCGGCTCGCGGCGCAGCAAGCTCGCCTTGACCCAGACGAACTGGGTCATCAACGAATTGAAGCGGCTCGGGGCGCCGTTTACGTTTGAGGTGAAAGAAATCGTCACGAAAGGAGACCGCGTGCTCGATGTCACGCTCTCCAAAGTAGGCGGCAAAGGACTGTTTGTCAAAGAAATTGAGCATGAAATGCTGACCGGCGGCATCGATATGGCGGTCCACAGCATGAAAGACATGCCGGCGGTGCTGCCAAGCGGATTGGTGATCGGCTCGGTCCCGCGGCGTGAGGATGCGCGCGATGTGCTCGTCAGCAAAGGAAATCTGTCGCTTTCCGATCTGCCGCGCGGGGCGGTCGTCGGCACGAGCAGCCTGCGCCGTTCGGCGCAGCTGCTCGCCTATCGCCCGGATGTGACGATCAAATGGATCCGCGGGAACATTGATACAAGACTAGCGAAGCTAGAAAACGAAGATTACGACGCCATCGTGCTGGCGGCCGCCGGTTTGGCGCGCATGGGCTGGAGCGATGATGTCATCAGCGACTACTTATCAACGGATGTATGTGTTCCGGCGGTCGGCCAAGGGGCGCTTGCCGTCGAGTGCCGCGAAGATGACCGCGAGCTGCGCGAGTGGCTGAGCCGTCTGAACGATGAACAGACGGAACGGGCGGTAAGGGCGGAACGCGCCTTTTTGCAACAGATGGAAGGGGGATGCCAAGTGCCGATTGCCGGCTATGCGGAAGTGAAGGAGGGGACGGTGCGTCTGACCGCACTTGTCGCCTCCCCGGATGGCAAAGAAATGTACAAAGAAATCGTCACTGGCGTCGATCCGGAGGCGGTCGGCCGACAGGCGGCTGCCATCTTGAGCGAACAAGGGGCAAAGGCGCTGATCGAGCGGGTGAAAAAGGAGATGGGCGACTGA